A genome region from Euphorbia lathyris chromosome 4, ddEupLath1.1, whole genome shotgun sequence includes the following:
- the LOC136227435 gene encoding WAT1-related protein At5g07050-like isoform X1, translated as MTMEIESSKVAYIWCVFSSLCYAGFAIITKLTLDRGMSRYVLVAYGHAFATLTTAILALFFDRSIKECRLTLPVSRNIVFLGILGALLRTLFYGGIECTSSTFAAAMTNLTPSITFLLAIFCRMEKLVIKKHSSQAKIAGTLVSFGGATIMTLYKGITLLSWHNQNTNQAHYSKSKVFSLDQGWIMGSLMLLIHCLSSAAFYILQAKTIEQYPAPIVLTSLSSLVGTVISTIATLILEHNKASVWRLYWNITLLAPLFSGIVIFGIVVYIQMLAIREKGPVFVTAFSPLATIMVAIMGLLILGEPLHLGSVVGAMLIIVGLYAILWGKEHENEKDATILDNSIHQIKLEK; from the exons ATGACAATGGAAATAGAGAGTTCAAAAGTAGCTTATATATGGTGTGTATTTAGCAGTTTATGTTATGCAGGTTTCGCTATTATTACTAAACTCACTCTCGATAGAGGTATGAGTCGTTATGTTCTTGTTGCTTATGGACATGCTTTTGCCACTCTCACTACTGCTATTCTCGCTCTCTTCTTCGATAG ATCAATAAAGGAATGCAGACTCACTTTACCTGTTTCCAGAAACATTGTCTTCTTGGGTATTCTAGG AGCATTGTTAAGGACACTTTTCTATGGGGGAATAGAATGCACTTCATCAACATTTGCTGCTGCCATGACTAATTTGACACCTTCTATTACCTTTCTTCTCGCTATTTTTTGCAG GATGGAgaaattagtgataaaaaagcATAGCAGCCAAGCAAAAATTGCAGGAACATTAGTTTCATTTGGTGGAGCAACAATTATGACTTTATATAAAGGAATTACTTTGCTTTCTTGGCATAATCAAAACACTAATCAAGCTCATTACTCTAAATCCAAAGTATTTTCTCTTGATCAAGGATGGATTATGGGCTCATTAATGTTGCTCATTCATTGCCTTTCCTCAGCTGCATTTTATATCTTACAG GCAAAAACAATAGAGCAATATCCAGCACCAATAGTTCTTACATCACTGAGTAGCCTAGTGGGCACAGTAATTTCAACTATTGCAACACTTATTCTGGAGCACAATAAAGCTTCAGTGTGGAGATTGTACTGGAATATTACTCTTCTTGCTCCTCTTTTTAGT GGTATTGTGATTTTTGGAATTGTTGTTTATATACAGATGCTAGCAATAAGAGAAAAAGGTCCAGTTTTTGTGACTGCTTTTAGCCCTTTAGCAACAATTATGGTGGCTATCATGGGCCTTCTTATTCTAGGAGAACCCTTGCACCTTGGAAG TGTGGTTGGAGCAATGTTGATAATTGTTGGGCTTTATGCCATTTTGTGGGGAAAGGAACATGAGAATGAGAAGGATGCAACAATATTGGATAATTCCATTCATCAGATCAAACTGGAGAAATAG
- the LOC136227435 gene encoding WAT1-related protein At5g07050-like isoform X2, translating to MTMEIESSKVAYIWCVFSSLCYAGFAIITKLTLDRGMSRYVLVAYGHAFATLTTAILALFFDRSIKECRLTLPVSRNIVFLGILGMEKLVIKKHSSQAKIAGTLVSFGGATIMTLYKGITLLSWHNQNTNQAHYSKSKVFSLDQGWIMGSLMLLIHCLSSAAFYILQAKTIEQYPAPIVLTSLSSLVGTVISTIATLILEHNKASVWRLYWNITLLAPLFSGIVIFGIVVYIQMLAIREKGPVFVTAFSPLATIMVAIMGLLILGEPLHLGSVVGAMLIIVGLYAILWGKEHENEKDATILDNSIHQIKLEK from the exons ATGACAATGGAAATAGAGAGTTCAAAAGTAGCTTATATATGGTGTGTATTTAGCAGTTTATGTTATGCAGGTTTCGCTATTATTACTAAACTCACTCTCGATAGAGGTATGAGTCGTTATGTTCTTGTTGCTTATGGACATGCTTTTGCCACTCTCACTACTGCTATTCTCGCTCTCTTCTTCGATAG ATCAATAAAGGAATGCAGACTCACTTTACCTGTTTCCAGAAACATTGTCTTCTTGGGTATTCTAGG GATGGAgaaattagtgataaaaaagcATAGCAGCCAAGCAAAAATTGCAGGAACATTAGTTTCATTTGGTGGAGCAACAATTATGACTTTATATAAAGGAATTACTTTGCTTTCTTGGCATAATCAAAACACTAATCAAGCTCATTACTCTAAATCCAAAGTATTTTCTCTTGATCAAGGATGGATTATGGGCTCATTAATGTTGCTCATTCATTGCCTTTCCTCAGCTGCATTTTATATCTTACAG GCAAAAACAATAGAGCAATATCCAGCACCAATAGTTCTTACATCACTGAGTAGCCTAGTGGGCACAGTAATTTCAACTATTGCAACACTTATTCTGGAGCACAATAAAGCTTCAGTGTGGAGATTGTACTGGAATATTACTCTTCTTGCTCCTCTTTTTAGT GGTATTGTGATTTTTGGAATTGTTGTTTATATACAGATGCTAGCAATAAGAGAAAAAGGTCCAGTTTTTGTGACTGCTTTTAGCCCTTTAGCAACAATTATGGTGGCTATCATGGGCCTTCTTATTCTAGGAGAACCCTTGCACCTTGGAAG TGTGGTTGGAGCAATGTTGATAATTGTTGGGCTTTATGCCATTTTGTGGGGAAAGGAACATGAGAATGAGAAGGATGCAACAATATTGGATAATTCCATTCATCAGATCAAACTGGAGAAATAG